From Erinaceus europaeus chromosome 9, mEriEur2.1, whole genome shotgun sequence, one genomic window encodes:
- the LOC103127587 gene encoding olfactory receptor 14I1-like — MDNLTIFTEFLLMDISSSRELQILQDLYCISVSVPKLIVNSLTSSKSISLQECAVQIFLYLFFASIELAFLVVMAYDLYFATCFPLRYKLTVTPHVCTHAAGGSWGTGVVYFAIHTGYMFRLPFTKSNVINQYFCDVPQGMRISSSEVQFTESVILAVSAGIVLACFTSLVLSYVNIFSTVLKICSGEASNKTLSTCTPQLIVLLLFVISGLIAVLDPIANEASLKNLLIAVFYVMVPPFNKPHYLQSAEPGY; from the exons ATGGACAATCTCACCATCTTCACAGAATTCCTCCTCATGGATATCTCAAGTTCTCGGGAGCTCCAAATTTTGCAAG ATCTGTACTGCATCTCAGTCAGTGTTCCCAAATTGATTGTGAATTCCTTGACTAGCAGTAAGTCAATTTCACTCCAAGAGTGTGCTGTCCAGATTTTCCTGtatcttttctttgcctccatcgAACTTGCTTTCCTGGTGGTGATGGCCTATGACCTCTATTTTGCCACTTGCTTCCCTCTGCGCTACAAGCTGACGGTCACCCCGCATGTGTGCACACATGCAGCAGGTGGCTCATGGGGCACTGGGGTGGTTTATTTTGCCATCCACACAGGTTACATGTTCAGGCTACCCTTCACCAAGTCCAACGTGATTAATCAGTATTTCTGTGATGTGCCTCAGGGGATGAGGATATCCTCCTCGGAGGTTCAGTTCACCGAATCTGTGATCCTTGCTGTAAGTGCTGGCATTGTCTTAGCCTGTTTCACATCTTTGGTTCTGTCCTACGTGAATATATTTTCAACCGTGCTTAAAATCTGTTCAGGGGAAGCCAGCAACAAAACCTTGTCCACCTGTACCCCACAGCTGATTGTTCTTCTTTTGTTTGTAATTTCCGGGTTGATTGCTGTCTTGGATCCTATTGCAAATGAAGCTTCCCTTAAAAACCTGCTGATAGCTGTGTTCTATGTCATGGTGCCACCATTTAATAAACCCCATTATCTACAGTCTGCGGAACCGGGATATTAA